AATAGTAGGCAAGTAGGTAGTAGGAAAGGGATAAAGGATGTGCACGGTATTCCTCTTCTGGGGACAATGTCTCCCCTTTCCTACTTCCCTACTCTCCTACTTTCCTACAGGCTGAATAGTTACTTTATTTTAAAAACCAGAATAAAAGATGTCAGGTTAAGGAGACCGGAGATAAAACAACACTGAAATATTCCTAAGATAGGGATAAATAAAATCGTAGATAAAAGCCCGCCCAGACAGGCTCCAAATAAATCAAACCCATAAATTAATCCAGCTGTTTTGCCAATTCGCTGGAAGTTTTTAAGGTAAAGTTTATTAGCTAATGGAAATTCTGCACCAACAAAAATGCCTGTAATAATGGTTAAAATCGGAAACAATATCTCAACCGCCATAAAAATACTTGCCTGACTATTTAGCCTGGAAAGGAGTAAGAATATTAATGGCAGGAGAAATGAATAAAGGAAGATAGAGAACTCTATTCTGGATAAGATGCGGATTCCCTGCTTATCATTAATCTTATTTAATATTTGATTCATCCATAAGGTGCCAATGACTAACCCAAACATAAATGAGGCAACGATTATCCCAATGCGATGATAAAGATAGCCATACAAAACCTGAAAACCAAAGATTAATATTATCTCTAATGATAATCCAGCATAGCCGGTGGTCATAATCGCTATGGGTATGGCAGTAATAGGTCTTTTTTTACAAATAACTAACTGGCTAATGAATAAGATAATTAGTATGCCCAGTATCCAATTCAGATTTATTTTTGAAAACCAATTAAAGGTTGTCCCCAGGCGGGTATCAAACTGTGTTGACCAGAATACCATTTCATAAAAATAACCAATAGGATAAAAATCAGTATTCACCAACCCCTTGTAATCCTCAATTGCCTTTTTGACAAAGGTTATTCTATCTTGAAGCAGACGATATGGAAAATAATATTCATCGACATAGGTAGTTTGTATGTTTCTCGCGGTAAATCTTCTGGCTAACAATTGCGTATTATAGGTCAAAACCCCTTTTTGGGGGCTGGCAAAAAAGAGTAATTTTTCCCCGGGAGCAATGGTCACCGAAGGGAATACCGCTTTTAATGTTTTATAGATACAACCATTAAGGTTCTTTAACTCCTCACTAAAATAATTCTCATTTGAACTTATTTTTATTGAAAAGATACCGTCTGGATTTAAGATATTTTTTATCTCCTTAAAAAATTCTATTGTGTAGAATCTATTTAACTGAGCAGTCGCGGGGTCTGGCAGGTTGACAATGATTAAATCAAATCTTTTTGTCGCTCTTTTAACAAATAATCTGCCATCCATAAGATGGACATTAGACTGCTTAAAACTTTGTAAATCTTCTTTTGGTAGATATTTTTTAGATAGTTCTATGACCATCGGGTCTAATTCAACATAATCAACTTCGGTCTGCGGGTGCTTAAGAATCTCTGTTAATCCGCCAGCAATACCTCCGCCAATGATAAGTATCTGTTTTGGCTCAGGATGCATCACCATTGGAAAATGAATAAGTTGTTCTGCAGAAACTTTATCTGGTAGCGAAAATATAGGCAGACCACTTTCATAAAAGGTGTATTGATTTTCTTCACGACTAATCGCAATATTCCCATAGATAGAGTCCTTAGTTATTATTAAATTATATCCCTGCCATTGAAGTTTTTGAGAGAGTTGTTGTAAAAAGTTAGGCAGACCAGAGAAGATAGTTAGAGTAACTAAAACTAAAAGGAAAAGACAGATAATGGGGAAACGGCGTAGAATCAAAAATCCACTGAGTAGATTAAGAATAAAAAGGAAGGAAAACATATCAAAGGAATGAAATAAATAGACCAGAACATAAGTGAAAACAATGCCTCCTAAAATATCACCCAGTCCATCGTAGATATACACATAACCTATTTGTGGGGCAACCTCTTTTTTTGATACAGTATAGACTTTACAGCCAAGTGTAAATAAAAAGCCAGTTAAAAGACAAAGAGGCAAAAGCACAAAGAAACAACTTATCAGC
The nucleotide sequence above comes from bacterium. Encoded proteins:
- a CDS encoding methyltransferase, whose protein sequence is MKKYLIFALILIGFTSTLAQILLMRELAVVFYGNELSFGITIAGWLFWTAIGSSLIGRLVDRLKKSAQLFAILQILFPLIIALEIFLVRDIRHILGIVPGVMIGFFPMLISCFFVLLPLCLLTGFLFTLGCKVYTVSKKEVAPQIGYVYIYDGLGDILGGIVFTYVLVYLFHSFDMFSFLFILNLLSGFLILRRFPIICLFLLVLVTLTIFSGLPNFLQQLSQKLQWQGYNLIITKDSIYGNIAISREENQYTFYESGLPIFSLPDKVSAEQLIHFPMVMHPEPKQILIIGGGIAGGLTEILKHPQTEVDYVELDPMVIELSKKYLPKEDLQSFKQSNVHLMDGRLFVKRATKRFDLIIVNLPDPATAQLNRFYTIEFFKEIKNILNPDGIFSIKISSNENYFSEELKNLNGCIYKTLKAVFPSVTIAPGEKLLFFASPQKGVLTYNTQLLARRFTARNIQTTYVDEYYFPYRLLQDRITFVKKAIEDYKGLVNTDFYPIGYFYEMVFWSTQFDTRLGTTFNWFSKINLNWILGILIILFISQLVICKKRPITAIPIAIMTTGYAGLSLEIILIFGFQVLYGYLYHRIGIIVASFMFGLVIGTLWMNQILNKINDKQGIRILSRIEFSIFLYSFLLPLIFLLLSRLNSQASIFMAVEILFPILTIITGIFVGAEFPLANKLYLKNFQRIGKTAGLIYGFDLFGACLGGLLSTILFIPILGIFQCCFISGLLNLTSFILVFKIK